From the genome of Bosea sp. Tri-49, one region includes:
- the hisE gene encoding phosphoribosyl-ATP diphosphatase produces the protein MTDSVQKLYAAVLSARARDPALSRTAKLIREGVPKMAKKLGEEAVEVGIEAVQNNRPAVVRESADLLYNLVVLWSELGITPGEIWREMDRREELYGIAEKLPKSRQGGQPLAGETSKREAPHPLLLHGKHR, from the coding sequence ATGACCGATTCGGTGCAGAAGCTCTACGCCGCCGTCCTCTCGGCCCGTGCTCGTGATCCGGCCTTGTCGCGAACCGCCAAGCTTATCCGCGAAGGCGTGCCAAAAATGGCCAAGAAGCTCGGCGAGGAAGCGGTCGAGGTCGGCATCGAGGCGGTGCAGAACAATCGCCCGGCGGTCGTCCGCGAAAGCGCCGACCTTCTCTACAATCTCGTCGTGCTGTGGAGCGAGCTCGGCATCACACCCGGCGAGATCTGGCGCGAGATGGACCGCCGTGAAGAGCTCTACGGCATCGCCGAGAAGCTGCCGAAGTCCCGGCAGGGCGGCCAGCCGCTGGCCGGCGAGACGAGCAAGCGCGAAGCCCCGCATCCGCTCCTCCTGCACGGCAAGCACCGCTGA
- the rpsU gene encoding 30S ribosomal protein S21 gives MQVLVRDNNVDQAIRVLKKKLQREGVFREMKRRASYEKPSEQRAREKAEAVRRARKLARKQAQREGLIAAPKPKVLKPRAAGAAAPR, from the coding sequence ATGCAGGTTCTCGTGCGCGACAACAATGTCGATCAGGCCATTCGCGTTCTTAAGAAGAAATTGCAGCGCGAAGGTGTGTTTCGCGAGATGAAGCGTCGCGCTTCCTATGAGAAGCCGTCCGAGCAGCGCGCCCGCGAGAAGGCCGAGGCCGTCCGCCGCGCCCGCAAGCTCGCCCGCAAGCAGGCTCAGCGCGAAGGTCTGATCGCCGCGCCGAAGCCGAAGGTGCTCAAGCCCCGCGCTGCCGGCGCAGCCGCCCCGCGCTGA
- a CDS encoding TRAP transporter substrate-binding protein, whose product MTSEATKTRANRRNFLKVAGLAGAGAIAMPQVSRAQTVTWKFQSTWPTKDIFHEFAGDFAKRINDMSGGRLKVDVLAAGAVVPAFQMQDAVAAGILDGGHGVSAYWYGKNKAFSLFGTPPALGWDATNFLGWMNHGGGYDLYNDLVQNQLKLNLVGFFSGPMPCQPLGWFKKELKTADDFKGLKYRTVGLAADLMREMGAAVTILAGGEIVPALERGVIDGAEFNNPSSDSILGFQDVAKVYMLQSYHQAAESFELLFNKTKFDALSPEQKAIVKYSAESASSDMIWKALDRYSKDLEMLRGKGVTVVATPEVILKAQLAAWDKVLEKLGGESPFFKKVVDSQKDWVKRTVSYQRLNEPSRDLAFNHFFKT is encoded by the coding sequence ATGACGTCCGAAGCGACGAAGACGCGCGCCAATAGGCGCAATTTCCTGAAAGTGGCCGGGCTCGCAGGTGCAGGCGCAATCGCGATGCCGCAGGTCAGCCGGGCGCAGACCGTGACCTGGAAGTTCCAATCAACCTGGCCGACCAAGGACATCTTCCACGAATTCGCCGGCGATTTCGCCAAGCGCATCAACGACATGTCGGGCGGGCGGCTCAAGGTCGACGTGCTCGCCGCCGGCGCCGTCGTGCCGGCCTTCCAGATGCAGGATGCGGTCGCGGCCGGCATCCTCGATGGCGGCCATGGCGTCTCGGCCTATTGGTACGGCAAGAACAAGGCGTTCTCGCTGTTCGGCACGCCGCCGGCGCTGGGTTGGGACGCCACCAACTTCCTCGGCTGGATGAACCATGGCGGCGGCTACGATCTCTATAACGACCTCGTCCAGAACCAGCTCAAGCTCAATCTCGTCGGCTTCTTCTCCGGGCCGATGCCGTGCCAGCCGCTCGGCTGGTTCAAGAAGGAGCTGAAGACGGCCGACGACTTCAAGGGCCTGAAATACCGGACCGTCGGTCTCGCCGCCGACCTGATGCGCGAGATGGGCGCTGCGGTGACGATCCTGGCCGGCGGTGAGATCGTGCCGGCGCTGGAGCGCGGCGTCATCGACGGCGCCGAATTCAATAACCCGTCCTCGGATTCGATCCTCGGCTTCCAGGACGTCGCCAAGGTCTACATGCTGCAAAGCTATCACCAGGCGGCGGAGAGCTTCGAACTGCTCTTCAACAAGACCAAGTTCGATGCACTCTCGCCGGAGCAGAAGGCGATCGTGAAGTACTCGGCCGAGTCGGCCTCCTCCGACATGATCTGGAAGGCGCTCGACCGCTACTCCAAGGATCTCGAAATGCTGCGGGGCAAGGGCGTCACCGTCGTCGCGACACCGGAGGTGATCCTGAAGGCGCAGCTCGCCGCCTGGGACAAGGTGCTGGAGAAGCTCGGCGGTGAGAGCCCGTTCTTCAAGAAGGTGGTCGACAGCCAGAAGGACTGGGTCAAGCGCACGGTCTCCTACCAGCGCCTGAATGAGCCCTCGCGCGATCTCGCCTTCAACCACTTCTTCAAGACCTGA
- a CDS encoding S41 family peptidase translates to MRKVSLVLVGAIAGAGLTGVATQTRLFSSTSAVAASAEVYRSLNLFGDIFEKIRTDYVEKPDEQKLIEAAINGMVSSLDPHSAYLDAKSFRDMDIDMRGQFGGLGIEVTMEDGVLKVAKPIRDTPASKAGILAGDMIRQIDGDEVKGLSLNQAVEKMRGIINTQVKLKIERPGKTEPLEFTLTRSNIVVPAVEERVENDVGYIRIGTFSEQTYEGLRKALDKVNAEIGFDKIKGYVIDLRNNRGGRLDQSVLVSDAFLERGKIVSTRGRNAEETQVFNAKSGDLTKGKPVVVLINGSSASAAEIVAGALQDHKRATVMGSRSFGKGSVQTVIRLGDNGGLRLTTARYYTPSGNSIQAKGITPDIEIIQDVPAELKEKIENKGEASLKGHLRNGDGKEEQAGSPSYVPIDPAKDTQLAAALNLLRGKKDVALPATPAPAPAPEAGKSN, encoded by the coding sequence ATGCGCAAGGTTTCTCTCGTTCTGGTCGGCGCTATCGCCGGCGCGGGCCTCACTGGTGTCGCCACGCAGACGAGGCTGTTCTCCTCGACCAGCGCGGTCGCGGCCTCGGCCGAGGTCTACCGCAGCCTCAACCTCTTCGGCGACATCTTCGAGAAGATCCGCACCGACTATGTCGAGAAGCCGGATGAGCAGAAGCTGATCGAGGCCGCCATCAACGGCATGGTCTCCTCGCTCGATCCGCACTCGGCTTATCTCGATGCCAAGAGCTTCCGCGACATGGACATCGACATGCGCGGCCAGTTCGGCGGGCTCGGCATCGAGGTGACGATGGAGGACGGCGTCCTCAAGGTCGCCAAGCCGATTCGCGACACGCCTGCATCCAAGGCCGGCATCCTGGCCGGCGACATGATCCGCCAGATCGACGGTGACGAGGTCAAGGGCCTCAGCCTCAACCAGGCCGTCGAGAAGATGCGCGGCATCATCAACACGCAGGTGAAGCTCAAGATCGAGCGCCCCGGCAAGACCGAGCCGCTGGAATTCACCCTGACCCGGTCCAACATCGTCGTGCCGGCGGTCGAGGAGCGCGTCGAGAACGATGTCGGCTATATCCGCATCGGCACCTTCAGCGAGCAGACCTATGAGGGCCTGCGCAAGGCGCTCGACAAGGTCAATGCCGAGATCGGCTTCGACAAGATCAAGGGTTACGTCATCGACCTGCGCAACAACCGCGGCGGCCGGCTCGATCAGTCGGTGCTGGTCTCCGACGCCTTCCTCGAGCGCGGCAAGATCGTCTCGACGCGCGGCCGCAACGCCGAGGAGACCCAGGTCTTCAACGCCAAGTCGGGCGACCTGACCAAGGGCAAGCCGGTCGTCGTGCTGATCAACGGCTCCTCCGCCTCCGCCGCGGAGATCGTCGCCGGCGCCCTGCAGGACCACAAGCGCGCCACCGTCATGGGCTCGCGTTCCTTCGGCAAGGGCTCGGTGCAGACCGTGATCCGCCTCGGCGACAATGGTGGCCTCAGGCTGACCACGGCGCGCTACTACACCCCGTCCGGCAACTCGATCCAGGCCAAGGGCATCACGCCCGACATCGAGATCATCCAGGATGTGCCGGCCGAGCTGAAGGAGAAGATCGAGAACAAGGGCGAGGCCTCGCTCAAGGGCCATCTGCGCAATGGCGACGGCAAGGAGGAGCAAGCCGGCTCGCCGTCCTACGTTCCGATTGATCCGGCCAAGGACACCCAGCTCGCCGCGGCGCTCAACCTGCTGCGCGGCAAGAAGGACGTGGCATTGCCTGCCACGCCGGCCCCCGCACCCGCTCCGGAAGCCGGCAAGTCCAACTGA
- a CDS encoding divergent polysaccharide deacetylase family protein, with protein sequence MVGLPLSELDQPLGQAKRVHAPRPYARWLWRGLTSALAVIFAGLALYAALKRDPVGGEPVATAMIRERPASPDVAKAPLQPTTPEERRGPASASQLETESGVTVVRPGADAPGAIIITVPDDGAIKLAPSPDKRLVERTRHGILPKIGPDGATPMQVYARPLGPAPTNKPAGRIAILVGGLGISQSSTSEAIARLPGAVSLAFAPYGADLEKTVQRARSEGHEVFLQVPMEPFDYPDNDPGPHTLLTGQKGSDNLDRLQWVLGRVTGYVGIVNFLGGRLTADDTALTPLLRELAGRGLMVVDDGSSPRSLLASTATRAQIPALKADLALDAVPRAEAIDKELQRLETLARDQGAVVAIASALPVTVERITRWARTLEGKNLVIVPVSAARGFRNPSTTGSLR encoded by the coding sequence TTGGTTGGATTGCCGCTCAGCGAACTCGACCAGCCGCTCGGGCAGGCGAAGCGCGTGCACGCGCCGCGCCCCTATGCGCGCTGGCTCTGGCGCGGCCTGACCAGCGCTCTGGCTGTCATCTTCGCCGGTCTCGCACTCTACGCAGCGCTGAAGCGCGACCCCGTCGGCGGCGAGCCGGTCGCGACCGCCATGATCCGCGAGCGTCCTGCGTCTCCTGATGTCGCCAAGGCCCCGCTTCAGCCCACCACGCCTGAGGAAAGGCGCGGTCCCGCCAGCGCCAGCCAGCTCGAAACCGAATCCGGCGTCACCGTCGTCCGGCCAGGTGCCGACGCCCCCGGCGCTATCATCATCACCGTGCCCGATGACGGGGCGATCAAGCTCGCGCCGTCGCCCGACAAGCGCCTCGTCGAACGCACCCGGCATGGTATCCTGCCGAAGATCGGCCCCGATGGGGCGACGCCGATGCAGGTCTATGCGCGTCCGCTCGGCCCCGCCCCTACCAACAAGCCAGCCGGCCGGATCGCGATCCTCGTCGGCGGCCTCGGCATCAGCCAGAGCTCGACCAGCGAGGCGATCGCGCGCCTGCCAGGGGCCGTGTCGCTCGCTTTCGCCCCCTATGGCGCCGATCTGGAGAAGACCGTGCAGCGGGCGCGCAGCGAGGGCCATGAGGTCTTCCTGCAGGTCCCGATGGAGCCCTTCGACTATCCCGACAACGATCCGGGGCCTCATACCCTGCTCACAGGGCAAAAGGGCAGCGATAATCTCGACCGACTGCAATGGGTGCTCGGCCGCGTCACCGGCTATGTCGGCATCGTCAACTTCCTCGGCGGCCGCCTGACCGCCGACGATACGGCGCTGACGCCGCTTTTGCGTGAGCTCGCCGGACGCGGCCTGATGGTCGTCGACGACGGCTCCTCGCCGCGCAGCCTGCTCGCATCGACGGCGACGCGGGCCCAGATTCCGGCGCTCAAGGCCGACCTCGCGCTCGACGCCGTCCCGCGTGCCGAGGCGATCGACAAGGAATTGCAGCGCCTCGAGACGCTCGCCCGCGACCAGGGCGCAGTCGTCGCCATCGCCAGCGCGCTGCCGGTCACGGTCGAGCGCATCACCCGCTGGGCCCGCACGCTCGAGGGCAAGAACCTGGTCATCGTCCCGGTCAGCGCCGCCCGCGGCTTCCGCAACCCTTCGACCACCGGCTCGCTGCGATGA
- the rlmH gene encoding 23S rRNA (pseudouridine(1915)-N(3))-methyltransferase RlmH — translation MRLSVIAVGRLKDGPERDLCARYQDRAQGLARGLGLSGPDVVELAESRGRRTEERRRDEARLIAERLPPSGLVIALDERGKSLDSDAFANRLAMARDAGTPAATLLIGGADGLDAELRERATLVLSFGALTIPHQIVRALVLEQLYRAMTIMAGHPYHRA, via the coding sequence GTGCGCCTTTCGGTCATCGCCGTCGGCCGCCTCAAGGATGGGCCGGAGCGCGATCTTTGCGCCCGTTATCAGGACCGCGCCCAGGGCCTTGCCCGTGGACTCGGCTTGAGCGGGCCCGATGTCGTCGAGCTTGCCGAAAGCCGCGGCCGCCGCACCGAGGAGCGCCGCCGCGACGAAGCCAGGCTGATAGCGGAGCGCCTGCCGCCTTCCGGGCTCGTCATCGCCCTGGACGAGCGCGGCAAGAGCCTGGACAGCGACGCATTCGCCAATAGGCTCGCCATGGCGCGCGATGCCGGAACCCCGGCCGCGACCCTGCTGATCGGCGGCGCCGACGGGCTCGACGCCGAGTTGCGCGAACGCGCCACACTGGTGCTTTCGTTCGGAGCGCTGACCATTCCGCACCAGATCGTCCGGGCCCTTGTGCTCGAACAGCTTTATCGGGCAATGACGATCATGGCCGGACACCCCTATCATCGGGCATGA
- the rsfS gene encoding ribosome silencing factor, with protein MSASSREDTTLNRQSIGEAATAPLPPAALTDNPAAPSIALALQVLDDMKAEDATVIDLVGKTSLADAMIIASGRVNRHVASISDSLVEAFKKAGHDTPKVEGFPACDWVLIDTGDLIIHIFRPEVRQFYNLEKMWGADRPRERLDG; from the coding sequence GTGAGCGCGTCGTCACGTGAGGATACGACTCTGAACCGTCAATCGATCGGCGAAGCTGCCACTGCGCCGCTTCCCCCGGCTGCCCTGACCGACAATCCGGCTGCGCCCAGCATTGCGCTCGCCCTGCAGGTCCTGGACGACATGAAGGCCGAGGACGCCACCGTGATCGATCTGGTCGGCAAGACCTCGCTGGCCGACGCCATGATCATCGCCTCCGGCCGGGTCAACCGCCATGTCGCCTCGATCTCCGACAGCCTCGTCGAAGCCTTCAAGAAGGCTGGCCATGACACGCCGAAGGTCGAGGGCTTTCCCGCCTGCGACTGGGTGCTGATCGACACCGGCGACCTGATCATCCACATCTTCCGCCCGGAAGTGCGCCAGTTCTACAATCTCGAAAAGATGTGGGGCGCCGATCGGCCGCGCGAGCGCCTTGACGGCTAG
- a CDS encoding nicotinate-nucleotide adenylyltransferase codes for MSAEELRLPPHAPGLRIGLFGGTFNPAHDGHRMASLTALRRLQLDRVWWLVTPGNPLKDNHALPPLTQRIATARALADHGHINVTGIEATLRTRYTADTLRQLKRRCPGVRFVWIMGSDNLANFHRWNEWRTIARMMPIAVIDRPGSTLHSVASPAANWMARWRLPENQGAALPVRTSPAWIFLHGRRSELSSTYLRELAESN; via the coding sequence GTGAGCGCCGAGGAGCTGCGCCTGCCGCCGCACGCGCCCGGCCTGCGCATCGGGCTGTTCGGCGGCACCTTCAACCCGGCCCATGACGGCCATCGCATGGCGAGCCTGACGGCGCTGCGCCGGCTCCAGCTCGACCGGGTCTGGTGGCTGGTCACCCCCGGCAACCCCTTGAAGGACAACCACGCCTTGCCGCCGCTGACGCAGCGCATCGCGACCGCTCGCGCGCTTGCCGACCACGGCCACATCAATGTCACCGGCATCGAGGCGACGCTGCGTACACGCTACACCGCCGACACGCTGCGCCAGCTGAAGCGCCGTTGCCCGGGTGTGCGCTTCGTCTGGATCATGGGCTCGGACAATCTGGCGAATTTCCACCGCTGGAACGAATGGCGCACCATCGCCAGGATGATGCCGATCGCGGTGATCGACCGCCCGGGCTCGACCCTCCACTCGGTCGCCTCCCCCGCCGCCAACTGGATGGCGCGCTGGCGGTTGCCGGAGAACCAAGGCGCCGCCCTACCGGTGCGCACCTCGCCCGCCTGGATCTTCCTGCACGGCCGGCGCTCCGAGCTGTCTTCAACCTATCTGCGCGAACTCGCCGAAAGCAATTGA
- a CDS encoding murein hydrolase activator EnvC family protein has protein sequence MTRLSRLIRISRALRPWPALLCACLATGTALAQTAAAPDSEQTARETEQKREEKRAREAELKAIEERLAGSAEARAKLEAEIAGIRADRTKLNQALLDTTARTQGAEGRIAGLEQRLSLLQTSETAIRRSLESRRGLIGEVLAALQRIGHRPPPAVLVRPEDILEAVRASMLLGAVVPDLRQEIAILGTDLAELVRLRERIAEERKAIAAEMEGLAGERQRLASLIEARRSREASAAQDIEAQRATGSELATQAKTLRDLVERIEKDISSATRAAEAARRALEAETQEQRQRMAQLAFRDPARLAPKAAFQELRGMLPLPVAGSQLRGFGSSDEVGAPTRGISLSTRPNAVVSSPSDGWVVYAGPFRSFGQLLILNAGNGYYVLLAGMQRIDVSLNQFVLAGEPVAVMGETAEAAATNVGAGTGEPVLYIEFRKDGVSIDPTPWWTKSQSEKVRG, from the coding sequence ATGACCCGCCTCTCCCGGCTGATTCGGATCTCGCGCGCGCTCCGGCCTTGGCCGGCGCTGCTGTGCGCTTGCCTCGCCACCGGCACCGCCTTGGCTCAGACGGCTGCCGCTCCTGATTCGGAGCAGACCGCCCGCGAGACAGAACAGAAGCGCGAGGAGAAGCGCGCCCGCGAAGCCGAGCTCAAGGCGATCGAGGAGCGGCTCGCCGGCAGCGCCGAGGCCCGCGCCAAGCTGGAAGCCGAGATCGCCGGCATCCGCGCCGACCGGACCAAGCTCAACCAGGCCCTGCTCGATACCACCGCCCGCACGCAAGGAGCCGAAGGCCGCATCGCCGGACTAGAACAGCGTCTCTCGCTGCTGCAGACCAGCGAGACCGCGATCCGGCGCTCGCTGGAAAGCCGGCGCGGCCTCATCGGCGAGGTGCTGGCCGCGCTCCAGCGCATCGGCCACCGGCCGCCGCCGGCGGTGCTGGTCCGGCCGGAGGACATCCTCGAAGCGGTGCGTGCCTCGATGCTGCTCGGTGCGGTCGTGCCCGATCTGCGCCAGGAGATCGCAATCCTCGGCACCGACCTCGCCGAGCTGGTGCGCCTGCGCGAACGCATCGCCGAAGAGCGCAAGGCTATCGCTGCCGAGATGGAAGGCCTGGCTGGCGAGCGCCAGCGCCTCGCCTCGCTGATCGAGGCGCGGCGCAGCCGCGAGGCGAGCGCCGCGCAGGACATCGAGGCGCAGCGCGCCACCGGCAGTGAGCTCGCAACGCAGGCAAAAACCCTGCGCGACCTCGTCGAGCGCATCGAGAAGGACATCTCCTCCGCCACCCGCGCCGCCGAAGCCGCCCGCCGGGCACTCGAGGCCGAGACGCAGGAGCAGCGCCAGCGCATGGCGCAGCTCGCCTTCCGCGATCCCGCCCGGCTCGCCCCCAAGGCGGCCTTCCAGGAACTGCGCGGCATGCTGCCCCTGCCGGTCGCCGGTTCACAATTGCGTGGATTTGGTTCGAGCGATGAAGTTGGCGCCCCAACACGCGGAATTTCGCTTTCAACCCGGCCAAATGCCGTGGTTTCGTCACCTTCGGATGGCTGGGTGGTCTATGCGGGGCCGTTCCGCTCCTTTGGCCAACTCTTGATCCTCAATGCCGGCAATGGTTACTATGTTCTTCTGGCAGGCATGCAGCGCATCGACGTGTCGTTGAACCAGTTTGTGCTGGCTGGAGAGCCGGTAGCGGTAATGGGCGAGACCGCGGAAGCGGCCGCGACGAATGTGGGAGCGGGAACCGGCGAGCCGGTTCTCTATATCGAGTTCAGGAAAGACGGCGTCTCGATCGATCCGACGCCGTGGTGGACGAAATCGCAAAGCGAAAAGGTTCGCGGATGA
- a CDS encoding glutamate-5-semialdehyde dehydrogenase: MPAPDNENGDVAALMAALGRGARAAARRVGTAPAEQRNRALAAMAVALRKRAQAILSANRQDLADGQAAGLAASFIDRLALDEARLEVIAQAVADIAALPDPVGRVLASWTQPNGLFFERVATPLGVVAVIFESRPNVTADAGALCLKSGNVAILRAGSDSFRTSSEIAAAMQDGLTAAGLPREAIQLVPSRDRAAVGEILKGLDGAIDVVVPRGGKSLVARVQKEARVPVFAHLDGNCHVYIHAAADLDMARAILLNAKLRRTGVCGAAETLLVDEACATTHLQPLVTALLDEGCAVRGDMAAQGVDPRVTPASEEDWRTEYLDRIIAVKVVPGLDAAITHIETYGSHHTDAIVTGDEAAAARFLAEVDSAIVLHNASTQFADGGEFGFGAEIGIATGRMHARGPVGVEQLCSFKYRVHGRGQVRP; this comes from the coding sequence ATGCCCGCGCCTGACAACGAGAACGGCGACGTCGCCGCGCTGATGGCGGCGCTCGGCCGGGGCGCTCGCGCCGCGGCGCGCCGGGTCGGCACTGCCCCGGCGGAGCAGCGTAACCGTGCGCTCGCGGCCATGGCAGTCGCCTTGCGCAAGCGTGCGCAAGCGATCCTCTCTGCCAATCGTCAGGATCTCGCTGATGGGCAGGCCGCCGGCCTCGCCGCCTCGTTCATCGACCGACTCGCTCTCGATGAGGCCCGCTTGGAGGTGATCGCTCAGGCCGTCGCCGACATCGCCGCCTTGCCCGATCCCGTAGGGCGCGTGCTGGCGAGCTGGACACAGCCCAATGGCCTGTTCTTCGAGCGCGTCGCCACCCCGCTCGGCGTCGTTGCCGTGATCTTCGAGAGCCGCCCCAACGTCACGGCCGATGCCGGGGCACTCTGCCTGAAGAGCGGCAATGTCGCGATCCTGCGCGCCGGTTCCGACAGTTTCCGGACCTCGAGCGAGATCGCCGCCGCCATGCAGGATGGGCTCACTGCGGCCGGCCTGCCGCGTGAGGCGATCCAGCTCGTGCCGAGCCGCGACCGCGCCGCCGTCGGCGAGATTCTCAAGGGACTCGATGGCGCGATCGACGTGGTCGTGCCCCGCGGCGGCAAGAGCCTCGTCGCGCGCGTGCAGAAGGAAGCGCGCGTGCCCGTCTTCGCCCATCTCGACGGCAACTGCCATGTCTATATCCATGCCGCGGCTGATCTCGACATGGCCCGCGCGATCCTGCTCAACGCCAAGCTGCGTCGCACCGGCGTCTGCGGCGCAGCCGAGACGCTTCTGGTCGACGAGGCCTGCGCCACGACGCATCTGCAGCCGCTCGTCACCGCCCTGCTCGACGAAGGCTGTGCCGTGCGCGGCGATATGGCGGCGCAGGGCGTCGATCCGCGCGTCACGCCGGCCAGCGAGGAGGATTGGCGTACCGAATATCTCGACCGCATCATCGCGGTGAAGGTCGTGCCCGGCCTCGACGCCGCAATCACGCATATCGAGACCTATGGCTCGCACCATACCGATGCGATCGTGACGGGAGACGAGGCAGCCGCAGCCCGTTTCCTCGCCGAGGTCGATTCGGCGATCGTCCTGCACAACGCCTCGACCCAGTTCGCCGATGGCGGCGAGTTCGGCTTCGGCGCCGAGATCGGCATTGCCACCGGCCGCATGCATGCGCGCGGGCCCGTCGGCGTCGAGCAGCTCTGTTCCTTCAAATATCGGGTCCATGGCCGGGGTCAGGTCCGACCGTGA
- a CDS encoding RNA pyrophosphohydrolase — protein MTKPPAGYRPCVGLALFNPAGLVFIGRRANRSQREHVAPGHEWQMPQGGIDAGEQPIEAAYRELREETNVSSVSLLAEAPDWLSYDLPREIGKEAWRGRYRGQSQKWFAFRFEGDESEINILAPAGGHKAEFDAWRWVELAQTPELIIPFKRDVYREVARLFAGLVR, from the coding sequence ATGACGAAACCTCCCGCCGGCTACCGCCCCTGCGTCGGCCTCGCCCTGTTCAATCCGGCCGGCCTCGTCTTCATCGGGCGCCGCGCCAATCGCAGCCAGCGTGAGCATGTCGCGCCAGGCCATGAATGGCAGATGCCGCAAGGCGGCATCGATGCCGGCGAGCAGCCGATCGAGGCCGCCTATCGCGAACTGCGCGAGGAGACCAATGTCTCTTCGGTCTCATTGCTCGCCGAGGCGCCGGACTGGCTGAGCTACGACTTGCCGCGCGAGATCGGCAAGGAAGCCTGGCGCGGCCGCTATCGCGGCCAGTCGCAGAAATGGTTCGCCTTCCGCTTCGAGGGCGACGAGAGCGAGATCAACATTCTCGCTCCGGCCGGCGGCCACAAGGCGGAGTTCGATGCCTGGCGCTGGGTCGAGCTGGCGCAGACACCGGAGCTGATCATCCCGTTCAAGCGCGATGTCTACCGCGAGGTGGCGCGCCTCTTCGCAGGGCTGGTGCGATGA
- a CDS encoding DUF6481 family protein: MKNPNDRHFTDRQANSANAKKALLERFKKRPGPDDPVMVQRRAEREAIAVARAERDAKKEAERLEAERLAALERAAQEEAERLAEIEREVQRKAEQAKRDAERPRRVLLEAVQYMEMRVAGKRR; the protein is encoded by the coding sequence TTGAAGAATCCGAACGACCGCCATTTCACCGACCGCCAGGCCAACTCCGCCAATGCGAAGAAGGCCCTGCTCGAGCGCTTCAAGAAGCGCCCTGGGCCGGACGATCCGGTGATGGTGCAGCGTCGGGCCGAGCGCGAGGCGATCGCCGTCGCGCGGGCCGAGCGCGATGCCAAGAAGGAAGCGGAGCGCCTGGAAGCCGAGCGCCTCGCCGCCCTGGAGCGTGCAGCCCAGGAGGAGGCCGAGCGTCTGGCCGAGATCGAGCGCGAGGTGCAGCGCAAGGCCGAGCAGGCCAAGCGCGATGCCGAGCGGCCGCGCCGCGTGCTGCTCGAAGCCGTGCAGTATATGGAGATGCGGGTCGCCGGTAAGCGCCGCTGA
- the proB gene encoding glutamate 5-kinase: protein MNLPALDQFRRIVVKVGSSLLVDRAQGRLRHAWLAALAEDLAELHGRGADVLVVSSGAIALGRTVLKLPAGPLKLEESQASAAVGQIALARNWAEALGHHGLNAGQILLTLADTEERRRYLNARATLGRLLDLRAVPVINENDTVATSEIRYGDNDRLAARVATMAGADLLVLFSDIDGLYTAPPLSSPDARHIPVIPAITPAIEAMAGGAASELSRGGMRTKIEAGKIATAGGAHMLIADGRAKNPLRAVAEGARCSWFLSASTPATARKTWIAGSLEPRGTLHLDDGAARALRGGASLLPVGVTRIEGAFSRGDAVVIRAGDGSELGRGLVAYDADEAARVLGKASRDIEAVLGYPGRAEMIHRDDMALRLGYDPGV, encoded by the coding sequence GTGAATCTGCCCGCCCTCGACCAGTTCCGCCGCATCGTCGTCAAGGTCGGCTCGTCCCTGCTCGTTGATCGTGCACAGGGGCGTCTGCGCCATGCCTGGCTCGCCGCGCTCGCCGAGGACCTCGCCGAATTGCATGGCCGCGGTGCCGACGTGCTCGTCGTCTCCTCCGGCGCGATCGCGCTCGGCCGCACCGTGCTGAAATTGCCGGCCGGGCCGCTCAAGCTCGAGGAGAGCCAGGCTTCCGCCGCGGTCGGCCAGATCGCGCTCGCCCGCAACTGGGCAGAAGCGCTCGGCCATCACGGACTCAATGCCGGCCAGATCCTGCTGACGCTCGCCGACACTGAGGAACGCCGGCGCTATCTCAATGCTCGTGCGACGCTCGGCCGGCTGCTCGACCTGCGCGCCGTCCCGGTCATCAACGAGAACGACACCGTCGCCACCTCCGAGATCCGCTATGGCGACAATGACCGGCTCGCCGCCCGCGTCGCGACTATGGCGGGCGCCGACCTGCTGGTGCTGTTCTCCGATATCGACGGGCTCTATACCGCCCCGCCTCTGTCCAGCCCGGACGCCAGGCACATCCCGGTCATCCCGGCGATCACGCCTGCGATCGAGGCGATGGCCGGCGGCGCGGCTTCCGAACTCTCCCGTGGCGGCATGCGCACCAAGATCGAGGCCGGCAAGATCGCGACCGCCGGCGGCGCCCATATGCTGATCGCCGATGGCCGCGCCAAGAATCCACTGCGGGCCGTCGCCGAAGGCGCACGCTGCTCCTGGTTCCTCAGCGCCTCTACGCCCGCCACAGCGCGCAAGACCTGGATCGCCGGCTCGCTCGAACCGCGCGGCACGCTCCATCTTGACGACGGTGCCGCCCGTGCCTTGCGCGGCGGCGCAAGCCTGCTGCCGGTCGGCGTGACCCGGATCGAAGGCGCCTTCAGCCGCGGCGACGCCGTGGTGATTCGTGCCGGCGACGGCAGCGAGCTCGGCCGTGGTCTCGTCGCCTATGATGCGGACGAGGCGGCGCGCGTGCTCGGCAAAGCCTCTCGCGATATCGAGGCGGTGCTCGGCTATCCCGGCCGCGCCGAGATGATTCACCGGGACGACATGGCGCTGCGCCTCGGCTACGATCCAGGTGTGTGA